One Dysosmobacter welbionis DNA segment encodes these proteins:
- a CDS encoding SLOG family protein, with translation MFYTESKTRRREAETMRGRQAACCFTGHRPGKLPWRYNEEDLRCVSLKARIADAVEAAYQEGFRHFLCGMALGCDLYFCECVLRLRQTHPDVTVEAAVPCPSQADAWPPDQRRRYERLVAACDFETLVSACYTPACMQRRDRYMVDHAALLIAAFDGSPGGTRYTVEYAMRRGLEIVDLPIVLEPAR, from the coding sequence ATGTTCTATACTGAATCAAAGACCAGAAGGAGGGAGGCGGAGACCATGCGGGGGCGGCAGGCGGCCTGCTGCTTTACCGGGCACCGGCCCGGTAAGCTGCCATGGCGGTATAACGAGGAGGACCTGCGCTGCGTGTCGCTCAAGGCCCGCATCGCAGACGCGGTGGAGGCGGCCTATCAGGAGGGATTCCGTCACTTTCTCTGCGGCATGGCCCTGGGCTGTGACCTGTATTTCTGCGAGTGCGTCCTCCGCCTGCGCCAGACGCACCCGGACGTGACGGTGGAGGCGGCCGTCCCATGTCCCTCCCAGGCGGATGCCTGGCCGCCGGACCAGCGGCGGCGGTATGAGCGGCTGGTGGCTGCCTGTGACTTTGAGACCCTGGTGTCCGCCTGCTACACCCCCGCCTGTATGCAGCGGCGGGACCGGTATATGGTGGACCACGCCGCGCTGCTGATCGCCGCCTTTGACGGGTCTCCCGGCGGAACCCGGTACACGGTGGAGTACGCCATGCGCCGGGGGCTGGAGATCGTGGACCTGCCCATTGTGCTGGAGCCCGCCCGATAG